Proteins co-encoded in one uncultured Draconibacterium sp. genomic window:
- a CDS encoding MFS transporter, with the protein MNSKAQKLSLLEKVGYGSGDAAVNVVISSMFLIITYFYTDVFGLKPKDVALMFLLVRLIDAISDPLMGLITDKYKFKGGRFRPYFLYLSVPFGISVFLTFTTPGFDYAGKLIYAYITYIFVTLMFTSVTIPYISLIGVLTNDPQERLSANGYRLFFAKVAAFMVSIVVPILAEKLGKDNMGRGYQLAMGLMALMGTLLFLFSYFTTRERIEHVVDKTPFFQQLKYLVKNGQWLILWGSCLSGTVGYVIRSSVAIFYAKYYLGGDAGMQSTFMGTGVAAAILAMPLSTLITKRFCKVKLFWMSQFAVGVLSVLMFVLVKPQPDSVVLAYVLYFILSLVVDVHAPVFWSAIAEAVDYGHAETGKRISGLAFGGISFAQKAGMGIAGAVVGLLLDAFGYIPDAIQTTKALTGLALMLTLIPGVFHVINGMLIYRYKITDKYYETIKAKIHI; encoded by the coding sequence ATGAACTCTAAAGCTCAGAAGCTAAGCCTGCTGGAAAAAGTTGGTTACGGATCGGGTGATGCTGCCGTAAACGTGGTTATATCTTCCATGTTCCTTATCATTACTTATTTTTATACCGATGTTTTTGGTCTTAAACCCAAAGATGTTGCTCTTATGTTTCTGTTGGTTCGGCTAATCGATGCTATCAGCGATCCGTTGATGGGATTGATAACAGATAAATACAAATTTAAAGGAGGCCGGTTCCGTCCGTACTTTTTGTACCTATCGGTTCCTTTTGGCATTTCGGTGTTTTTAACTTTCACTACTCCTGGTTTCGACTATGCAGGGAAACTTATTTACGCCTACATTACCTATATTTTTGTAACGCTAATGTTTACCTCGGTCACTATTCCCTATATTTCACTAATTGGAGTATTAACTAACGATCCGCAGGAACGTTTGTCGGCTAACGGCTATCGTCTTTTCTTTGCAAAAGTTGCCGCATTTATGGTGTCGATCGTGGTTCCTATTCTGGCCGAAAAATTAGGGAAGGACAATATGGGAAGAGGTTATCAGCTGGCCATGGGTTTAATGGCGCTTATGGGAACTTTATTGTTTTTGTTTAGCTATTTTACTACCCGCGAACGTATCGAGCACGTTGTAGACAAAACACCGTTTTTTCAGCAATTAAAATACCTGGTAAAAAACGGGCAATGGCTTATCTTATGGGGATCATGTCTGTCGGGTACAGTTGGTTATGTAATTCGCAGCTCGGTAGCTATATTTTATGCAAAATATTACCTGGGTGGCGATGCCGGAATGCAATCCACTTTTATGGGAACCGGTGTTGCAGCCGCCATTTTGGCCATGCCCTTATCAACGCTTATTACCAAGCGCTTTTGCAAAGTAAAGTTGTTTTGGATGTCGCAGTTTGCCGTAGGCGTGCTAAGTGTACTGATGTTTGTATTGGTAAAACCGCAACCCGATAGTGTGGTGTTGGCTTATGTGCTCTATTTTATCTTGTCGCTGGTGGTTGATGTACATGCACCGGTATTCTGGTCGGCCATTGCCGAAGCTGTTGATTACGGTCATGCCGAAACCGGAAAACGCATTTCAGGATTGGCATTCGGAGGTATTTCTTTTGCACAGAAAGCAGGAATGGGAATTGCTGGGGCAGTGGTAGGTTTGTTGCTCGATGCATTTGGATATATTCCCGATGCCATACAAACAACAAAAGCACTTACCGGCCTGGCATTGATGCTGACTTTAATTCCGGGTGTTTTTCATGTAATAAACGGAATGTTGATTTACCGTTATAAAATTACCGACAAATATTACGAAACGATAAAAGCA